AGCGTATTGAGGGTATCTTCAGCCTTCAAAAAATTTCTAATTTTTGAAGGCTTATCACTCAAAAGCGAAAACATCGCTGCTCTATGGGAAATAGACTTATCTGGTGCAATTTCTGCTATTTCAATATTGAAACTATCTTTCTTTGGTGCTATTTTCAATCTGCTCATCGCAATTCCACATTAAAACTCTTTTGAAGAGTTTGCAATATATTTTCCATAATAGCAGCAATCTCCTCTTCACTTAAAGTTTTTTCATCTGATTGCACCACAAACCGGATTGTTAAAGAGAGTTTGTCTCCCAGCTTCTCATCCTGATATGTAGCGATAGGATAGAATCTTTTGATCTCATGTGGTAAAGACTCTTGCAACACTTCTTTAATCTGTGCAAATGTTAAATTCTTATCAATCAATATACTCAAATCACGAAAAGCCATCTGGTAGATAGAATACTCTTTTGCTTTTGGATATGTAAGTGAAAGTTTTTGCATATCAATTTCTGCAATGTATGTAGGTGGCAACTCCATCTCTTCTTGAATAGATAGATGCAGCTTATATGCAATCCCAATCTCTTGTTCGTTTTTTATAATAGCTGCACACTGATATGGATGTAAAAGGCTTGTAGTTGCCTCACATTGATGTAGCTCTACATCGCCAAAAATATGTCCGAGATCATCGGCAAATGTTCCAAAATCTACACTTAAAGGTTTGCCACTATTTTGAAGAGTATCTGGCTCTTTAGCACCACTAAAAATAAGAGCTAAAGCAGGCTTTTCGTTGCGTTCTTTATCAAATATTGAACCTATCTCAAAAAGCTTAACTCTCTTACTTCCATTTTTAAAGTTATTGGCCACTTGCATTAAGAGATTTGGAACAAGTGATGTGCGCAGTGTATTGAGTTCACTCGTAATAGGATTAATAATATCAAGCTCCTCTTTGACTCGTGGCAGACCAAGTTTTTCCAAAAGTTTACTGTCAGTAAAAAGATAACTGATAGTTTCAAAATATCCCGCACCAACAAGCAGTGTACGTAACTGTTTACCTTCCTGATAGCGTTGATAAGCAGCATTAATTCTGTTTTTCTCTTCTACTTTTAAAGGCTTAGCATGAATATTATCAATTCCGTAAATTCTTACAATCTCTTCAGCAACATCTTGGAGATTAAAAATATCATGTCTGTAAACAGGAGCTTTTACAACCATGAGATCTTCACTAAAATTTACTATTGTAAATCCCAAAGCTTTGAGTATCTCTACAATTTCTGTTCTTTCTATCTCATCGCCTATCAAAGCTGTGAGGGCTGGAAACTCTATTTTGATACCAGGCCTTTCTAACTCTTTATGAATCTCATGGGATCCAGTATAAAATTTCAAATCTTTATAGTATTTTTGTAAAACCATTTTCGCATATGTAGCACCAATTTCTAGTTGCGGATCACTTCCTCTACTACTACGATAATAGCTCCAATCATTTTTAATTGGAGCTTCATACATTTTTTTTGCAATAGTTTCTGGATCGATATAGCTCATTTCTAAAACAATTGTTTTCTCATCTTTTGTAGGTTTTGATTTGTCAAACTGGTATACTCCTATAATACTCGCCTTTTGTATACCATAAACAGATTCATACCCTTTTTCATCCTCTTTGACTACAATTTTAGGCTCTTCATCCTCAAAAATACTATATCCATATAGTCTCGTAATCACTCCCGTAGCATGAGTTACATAATATCCAAACTCTTCAGCCTCATTTGTAAAAGATTCGCCGCACAAAGCCACACGAAAACGCACTATAAAAGGGTTATGAAAACTCTCTTTTTCAAAAGCTTTATATAATAGATT
The Nitratiruptor tergarcus DSM 16512 genome window above contains:
- the pheT gene encoding phenylalanine--tRNA ligase subunit beta — encoded protein: MIVTKRWLNEWIDIEDISVEELVKTLNRIGLEVAEVKNINIPANVVVGKVLSCQKHPNADKLNLCQVDVGDEELQIVCGAKNVVDAEYVAVAKVGAILPGDFAIKPAKLRGVESFGMICSSSELGLPKMEDGIMVLDESIGELKLGKELQSYPFFQDTIIDIELTANRGDCLSVLGIARELAAALKRSVKEPSLEEVQNLQMGIGRLLNFEPAKEIQSNLLYKAFEKESFHNPFIVRFRVALCGESFTNEAEEFGYYVTHATGVITRLYGYSIFEDEEPKIVVKEDEKGYESVYGIQKASIIGVYQFDKSKPTKDEKTIVLEMSYIDPETIAKKMYEAPIKNDWSYYRSSRGSDPQLEIGATYAKMVLQKYYKDLKFYTGSHEIHKELERPGIKIEFPALTALIGDEIERTEIVEILKALGFTIVNFSEDLMVVKAPVYRHDIFNLQDVAEEIVRIYGIDNIHAKPLKVEEKNRINAAYQRYQEGKQLRTLLVGAGYFETISYLFTDSKLLEKLGLPRVKEELDIINPITSELNTLRTSLVPNLLMQVANNFKNGSKRVKLFEIGSIFDKERNEKPALALIFSGAKEPDTLQNSGKPLSVDFGTFADDLGHIFGDVELHQCEATTSLLHPYQCAAIIKNEQEIGIAYKLHLSIQEEMELPPTYIAEIDMQKLSLTYPKAKEYSIYQMAFRDLSILIDKNLTFAQIKEVLQESLPHEIKRFYPIATYQDEKLGDKLSLTIRFVVQSDEKTLSEEEIAAIMENILQTLQKSFNVELR